The genomic interval GAGCTGGACCTGGGCATGCGCCGCCTGGGCGTCCAGACTCCCGCCGAGGCCGTGGCCCTGGCCCGCGCGGTGGCCACCGCCCCGTCCGTGACCTATCTCGGCGTCCTCTTCTATCCAGGCCACGTGCGCTCGCCGATGAATCAACAAGACGGCGCGGTGCGCGACCAGAGCGCGCGGTTGGGTGCGTTCCTGGAGGCGCTCACGTCCGCCGGCTTGAAGCCCCAGGTCGTCAGCGGTGGCTCCACGCCGATGCTCTGGCGCTCGCACGAGGTGAAGGGGCTGACGGAGATTCGCCCGGGCCTCAACGTGATGAACGACCGCAACACCGCGTCCATCGGCGCGTGCGCGTGGGACGAGTGCGCCTTCTCCGTGCTGGCCACCGTGGTGAGCACCGCCGTGCCCGGGCAGGTCGTTGTCGACGCGGGCTCCAAGGCCCTGACCAAGGAAGAAGGCCTCGCGCCTTCGGGCGGTTATGGCGCGCTGCTGGACCGGCCGGACATCATCGTCCGCAACGTCTCCGAGGAGCACGGCATGCTGGATGTCTCGGCCACGTCGTGGCGTCCGCGCGTGGGCGAGCGCGTGCGGGTCGTCCCCAACCACGTCTGCACCGCCGTCAACCTGCACGAGCGGCTGCACGTCGTGCGCGGCGGCGCCGTGACGGACACGTGGGCCATCGCGGCGCGCGGCTGGTAGTCACGTCACGAGGCGCGGCCGAGGTCCATCCGCTCCAGTTCCCGCGTCAGCAGCGTCTCCAGCTCGCGGATGTTCCGGTAGACGATGCACCGGTACGAGGCGACGTCGAAGCGCAGCTCCTTCACGTCTCGCACGAGCAGCAGCGTGGGGCGGCCCCGGCCCCACGCATAGCCGACCTCCAGGTACACGTTGGGGTTGGCCAGCGACAGGTCGGCGATGACGACCTTCGCCGAGTCGATGCGCTCCTTGATGCGCTGGATGATGGGCCCGTCGAACACCGCCTGGTCCACGCGCTCGCACAACAGGCCCACTGCCTTCACGGGCCCCTGGATGCCGTAGTGGTACGTGTCCTCGAGCTCGGGCGTGAAGGGCATGGCCACGAAGGCATGCGGCTTCGCCATGGACACCGCGCCCGCGGTGGCCATCACCGGCGCCTGCACGAAGGCCCTGTCGCGGCGCACGCGGAAGCCTCCTCCCTGCAAGGGCTCCACGCCCGCGGTGCCTCCTCCCAACCCCTTCTCCAACGCCCGCCGCAGCCGC from Myxococcus stipitatus carries:
- a CDS encoding alanine racemase, which codes for MADTSLETLVTPAALVDLDRVEANLRRVSQYTREHGLHWRPHTKTHKTAELTSLQLAAGAVGATVATPREAEVMATVATDVLYAYPPVGAGRLARLLALPPRTKLSVTVDTLESLAELSRAAQGAGRDVGVLVELDLGMRRLGVQTPAEAVALARAVATAPSVTYLGVLFYPGHVRSPMNQQDGAVRDQSARLGAFLEALTSAGLKPQVVSGGSTPMLWRSHEVKGLTEIRPGLNVMNDRNTASIGACAWDECAFSVLATVVSTAVPGQVVVDAGSKALTKEEGLAPSGGYGALLDRPDIIVRNVSEEHGMLDVSATSWRPRVGERVRVVPNHVCTAVNLHERLHVVRGGAVTDTWAIAARGW